In the Methanophagales archaeon genome, TACGGCATGTCCTCTTTCGGTCCTGCAACCTATGGAATAGTGAAAGGTGAGAGTAGAGCGCGAGAACTCGCACAACGCACATACGAGTTCCTGGCTGAGCGTCATGTAGCGGGTTCAAGTTCTGTATTTTATTCCAATGTAAATAATAAAGGTGGTGTAGTGAATTATTTTTGAATGATTTCTTGCAATTACAAACGTTTCTTAGAGATGACGCTCGCAACTATTATACCTATCTCATAGAAAATTACCAGTGGGAAAGCCACAATAAGCTGACTCACGACATCAGGTGGTGTAAAAAGCGCAGCGAGCACGAACATCGCCACGTATATATATCGCCTGTATCCCTGCAGTGTATCTATCTGGACGAGTCCAGACTGAACAGCAAAGAGGAGGACGACGGGAAGTTCAAACGATATTCCAATTATGAGCGTTATTATGATGACGAAAAATGTAAACTCGTTGATAGACCAGGTTGCAGTAACTCCCGCTGCTGCTGACATATAGTTGAGATAACTTAGAACGAGAGGCAACATGAGGAAGTA is a window encoding:
- a CDS encoding preprotein translocase subunit TatC; this encodes MQETIIGALKKKIMLISGIVIAGMLLSFSLLADPILLRIKHDLLPEGAVLIYISPVEVIMLKLKIALLTGIILATPVVCYYVYKALKERFGIRNPMKKSHLIILLSSAISLFITGISYAYFLMLPLVLSYLNYMSAAAGVTATWSINEFTFFVIIITLIIGISFELPVVLLFAVQSGLVQIDTLQGYRRYIYVAMFVLAALFTPPDVVSQLIVAFPLVIFYEIGIIVASVISKKRL